Proteins encoded together in one Falco peregrinus isolate bFalPer1 chromosome 2, bFalPer1.pri, whole genome shotgun sequence window:
- the NEK1 gene encoding serine/threonine-protein kinase Nek1 isoform X5, with protein sequence MDKYIKVRKIGEGSFGKAILVKAKENGQQYVIKEINISKMSNKEREESRREVAVLANMKHPNIVLYRESFEENGCLYIVMDYCEGGDLFKKINAQKGILFSEDQILDWFVQICLALKHIHDRKILHRDIKSQNIFLTKDGTVQLGDFGIARVLNSTAELARTCIGTPYYLSPEICQNKPYNNKSDIWALGCVLYEMCTLKHAFEAGNMKNLVLKIISGPFPPVSTHYSYDLRNLLSQLFKRNPRNRPSVNSILEKNFIAKRVEKFLTPQLIAEEFNHKIFQKFGPHAAPAKRPAQEQVLTSVAPAQKITKPAAKYGVPLVIRKSSDAPKKPNEKKSLAKSRLAFSSPMKKINPGEERRKMFEEPSKRKRLELPEKEKRQRDQMSLLKADEMRRLEKERMERINRAREQGWRNVLGSCGSGDVKAPYYGGGGGVGPFPVSSRGQYEHYHAIFDQMQQQKENIRVAEEREAKLRAKLQGQEVVERQKGWIAADRAKQVEEFWQRKREAMENKARAEGHMGTLQNVADIYGGRPIPARGRKSRNKEEEEYLARLRQIRLQNFNERQQIRAKLRGEKNEGAGSDGPESSEEAELRRKKIEAQKAQANARAAVLKEQLERKRKEAYEREKRAWEEHLISKGVKNPNVPFHVGAIEQSPVHGLQELGAALPKPQLPVKPSTPVISMTSALKEVGVDENVTAIQEAEEEIKKPDCAMQNKREILRRLNQNLKAQEDEKGKKECKTVSESAVSEDGKEQQEGDHPLLGDRKKWESGASELVVPLGQLSMEDSLSGTDRQTLGEVIRLDIGEPHRKVWGKSPTDSVLKILGEAELQLQTDLLEELDVINGTTELVEGDQQSSSEEKEEKALPAVGAQSSVPVGVTESDMTVPEESQRATQLQSKPIMLDETDDLEAEILEETEDKKHHSKESKEFPITVNEVWVKEKEDKAQHDRRNEAASEKLVPDKVEPQKEVLEETCSSDSPQPEPLFQRVIQPTAVPTASPALSAQSSQEEPFVPCSRSISPAKSKGKSSLLIGLSTGLFDANDPKMLRTCSLPDLYKLYRTLVDVPSVADVQHQHNLEIDDTEDEQAKEGPSDSEDIMFGEADTDLQELRASMEQLLREQPSEEFSEEEESTLKANVTECITNGTELDEGDENNPSSESALNEEWQSDNSDGEIASECEECDSIFSHLEELRYNLEQEIGFDKFIEVYEKIKAIHEDEDENIDICSTIVQTILGNEHKHLYAKILHLVMADGVYQEDNDE encoded by the exons ATGGATAAATATATTAAAGTGCGAAAGATTGGAGAAGGATCCTTTGGGAAAGCAATTCTTGTCAAAGCTAAAGAAAATGGCCAACAGTAtgttattaaagaaataaacatctCTAAG atgtCAAATAAGGAGAGAGAAGAATCAAGGAGAGAAGTTGCTGTGTTAGCTAACATGAAACATCCAAATATTGTCCTGTACAGGGAGTCATTTGAAG aaaatggtTGTCTCTACATAGTGATGGATTACTGTGAAGGAGGAgacctgtttaaaaaaataaatgcccagAAAGGAATCTTATTCTCTGAAGATCAG ATTCTGGATTGGTTTGTACAAATCTGTTTAGCACTAAAACACATACATGACAGAAAAATCTTGCATCGGGACATAAAGTCACAG aacatatttttaacCAAAGATGGAACAGTACAACTGGGAGATTTTGGGATCGCCAGAGTTCTTAACAG tactGCAGAGTTGGCTCGCACTTGCATAGGAACGCCATACTATTTGTCACCTGAAATATGTCAGAACAAACCTTACAACAATAAAAG TGATATATGGGCCCTTGGTTGTGTTCTCTATGAAATGTGTACACTTAAACATGCG TTTGAAGCTGGTAACATGAAAAACTTGGTACTGAAGATAATCTCTGGaccttttcctcctgtttctaCACATTACTCCTATGATTTACGTAATCTGTTGTCACAGTTATTTAAAAGGAATCCTAGGAATAGACCATCAGTAAACTCCATATTGGAGAAGAACTTTATAGCCAAACGAGTTGAAAAATTTCTCACACCACAG CTTATTGCAGAAGAATTCAATCACAAAATCTTCCAGAAGTTTGGACCACATGCTGCGCCAG ctaAAAGACCAGCTCAAGAACAAGTACTGACTTCAGTTGCACCAGCTCAGAAAATTACCAAGCCTGCTGCAAAATATGGAGTGCCTTTAGTGATCAGGAAGTCTAGTGATGCACCTAAAAAGCCTAATGAGAAGAAGTCATTGGCTAAGTCTAGACTG GCCTTTTCAAGtccaatgaagaaaattaatccaggagaagaaaggaggaaaatgtttGAG GAAccttcaaaaaggaaaaggttagAATTGCCTGAGAAAGAAAAACGCCAGAGAGATCAG ATGAGTTTACTGAAGGCAGATGAAATGAGAAgattggaaaaagaaagg atGGAACGAATAAACAGAGCCAGGGAACAAGGATGGAGGAATGTGCTTGGTTCATGTGGAAGTGGTGATGTTAAG GCACCATATTATGGCGGTGGAGGTGGCGTTGGTCCTTTTCCTGTGTCTTCCAGAGGACAATATGAACACTATCATGCTATTTTTGACCAGAtgcaacagcaaaaggaaaacattagaGTAGCTGAAGAGAGGGAAGCCAAACTGAGGGCAAAACTACAAGGCCAAGAAGTTGTTGAAAG GCAAAAAGGATGGATAGCTGCAGATAGAGCAAAGCAAGTTGAAGAATTCTGGCAACGAAAGAGAGAAGCCATGGAAAACAAAGCTCGAGCTGAGGGACACATG GGTACACTGCAAAACGTGGCAGATATCTATGGAGGCAGGCCCATTCctgcaagaggaaggaaatCCAGAAACAAGGAGGAAGAG GAATATTTGGCAAGATTAAGACAGATCCGGCTACAGAACTTTAATGAACGTCAACAGATTAGAGCAAAACTTCGCGGAGAGAAG AATGAAGGTGCTGGTTCTGATGGACCAGAATCGAGTGAGGAAGCAGAATTGAGACGCAAAAAGATAGAAGCGCAGAAG GCCCAAGCAAATGCTCGAGCTGCAGTTCTGAAAGAACAGTTAGAGCGAAAGAGAAAGGAAGCttatgaaagagagaaaagagccTGGGAAGAGcat CTGATATCGAAAGGGGTAAAGAATCCTAATGTGCCTTTTCATGTGGGAGCTATAGAACAGAGTCCTGTGCATGGACTACAAGAGCTTGGAGCAGCTCTTCCTAAGCCACAACTTCCAGTGAAGCCCAGTACACCAGTCATCTCCATGACTTCTGCTTTGAAGGAAGTGGGTGTG GATGAAAATGTAACTGCCATTCAAGAAGctgaggaggaaataaaaaagccagATTGTGCAATGCAA AATAAACGAGAAATACTGAGAAGATTAAATCAAAATCTGAAAGCTCAAGaagatgagaaaggaaaaaaggagtgTAAAACTGTCTCTGAATCAGCTGTGTCTGAAGATGGTAAGGAGCAGCAAGAAGGTGACCATCCACTTCTAGGAGATCGCAAAAAATGGGAATCTGGGGCATCTGAGTTGGTAGTTCCTCTAGGTCAGTTATCAATGGAAGACTCTCTCTCTGGAACAGATC GTCAAACTCTGGGGGAAGTAATTAGGTTAGATATTGGGGAACCCCACAGGAAAGTCTGGGGCAAAAGCCCTACTGACTCGGTCCTGAAGATCCTAGGAGAAGCAGAGTTGCAGCTGCAAACAGACTTACTTGAGGAACTAGATGTAATAAATG GTACTACAGAACTTGTTGAAGGAGATCAGCAGTCCTCAtcagaggagaaggaagagaaagctctTCCTGCTGTTGGAGCTCAGTCTTCAGTACCAGTTGGTGTCACAGAGTCTGACATGACTGTACCAGAGGAATCTCAAAGAGCaacccagctgcagagcaaaccTATTATGCTGGATG AGACTGATGATTTGGAAGCAGAGATcttggaagaaacagaagataaaaagcaCCACAGTAAGGAGAGTAAGGAATTTCCCATCACTGTTAATGAAGTGTGggtaaaagagaaagaggataA GGCACAACATGACAGGAGAAATGAGGCAGCTTCTGAGAAACTAGTGCCTGACAAGGTGGAACCACAAAAGGAAGTTCTAGAAG AAACTTGTTCCAGTGACTCTCCGCAACCTGAACCCTTATTCCAGAGGGTAAtacagcccacagctgtaccAACAGCCTCACCAGCTCTGTCAGCTCAGTCTTCACAGGAAGAGCCTTTTGTACCTTGTTCACGTTCCATATCGCCAGCAAAAAGTAAAGGCAAAAGTTCATTGTTGATTGGACTTTCTACAGGGCTTTTTGATGCAAACGACCCAAAg ATGCTGAGAACGTGTTCACTCCCAGATCTTTACAAACTGTACAGAACTTTAGTCGATGTTCCCAGTGTAGCAGATGTGCAGCATCAACATAATCTTGAAATAGATGATACAGAAGATGAGCAAGCCAAAGAAGGACCCTCCGATTCTGAGGATAT TATGTTTGGGGAGGCAGATACAGATTTGCAGGAACTCCGGGCCTCAATGGAACAACTGCTTAGGGAGCAGCCTAGTGAGGAATTCAGTGAAGAGGAGGAGTCTACTCTAAAGGCTAACGTCACTGAATGCATAACAAATGGTACAGAGCTGGATGAAGGAGATGAAAATAACCCCAGCAGTGAAAGTGCACTTAACGAAGAATGGCAGTCAG aTAATAGTGATGGAGAGATTGCCAGTGAATGTGAAGAATGTGATAGTATCTTCAGCCATTTGGAAGAGCTGAGATATAACCTGGAGCAGGAAATAGGTTTTGACAAATTCATTGAAGTTTATGAGAAAATAAAG GCTATACATGAAgatgaagatgaaaatattgATATTTGTTCAACCATAGTTCAGACTATTCTTGGAAACGAACACAAACACCTGTACGCCAAAATACTTCACCTAGTAATGGCAGATGGAGTGTACCAAGAAG
- the NEK1 gene encoding serine/threonine-protein kinase Nek1 isoform X3 — MDKYIKVRKIGEGSFGKAILVKAKENGQQYVIKEINISKMSNKEREESRREVAVLANMKHPNIVLYRESFEENGCLYIVMDYCEGGDLFKKINAQKGILFSEDQILDWFVQICLALKHIHDRKILHRDIKSQNIFLTKDGTVQLGDFGIARVLNSTAELARTCIGTPYYLSPEICQNKPYNNKSDIWALGCVLYEMCTLKHAFEAGNMKNLVLKIISGPFPPVSTHYSYDLRNLLSQLFKRNPRNRPSVNSILEKNFIAKRVEKFLTPQLIAEEFNHKIFQKFGPHAAPAKRPAQEQVLTSVAPAQKITKPAAKYGVPLVIRKSSDAPKKPNEKKSLAKSRLAFSSPMKKINPGEERRKMFEEPSKRKRLELPEKEKRQRDQMSLLKADEMRRLEKERAPYYGGGGGVGPFPVSSRGQYEHYHAIFDQMQQQKENIRVAEEREAKLRAKLQGQEVVERGIPPGIRPGVPKGPAGHHHLPPDAGAVRKKMKRLKEVSKQANANRQKGWIAADRAKQVEEFWQRKREAMENKARAEGHMGTLQNVADIYGGRPIPARGRKSRNKEEEEYLARLRQIRLQNFNERQQIRAKLRGEKNEGAGSDGPESSEEAELRRKKIEAQKAQANARAAVLKEQLERKRKEAYEREKRAWEEHLISKGVKNPNVPFHVGAIEQSPVHGLQELGAALPKPQLPVKPSTPVISMTSALKEVGVDENVTAIQEAEEEIKKPDCAMQNKREILRRLNQNLKAQEDEKGKKECKTVSESAVSEDGKEQQEGDHPLLGDRKKWESGASELVVPLGQLSMEDSLSGTDRQTLGEVIRLDIGEPHRKVWGKSPTDSVLKILGEAELQLQTDLLEELDVINGTTELVEGDQQSSSEEKEEKALPAVGAQSSVPVGVTESDMTVPEESQRATQLQSKPIMLDETDDLEAEILEETEDKKHHSKESKEFPITVNEVWVKEKEDKAQHDRRNEAASEKLVPDKVEPQKEVLEETCSSDSPQPEPLFQRVIQPTAVPTASPALSAQSSQEEPFVPCSRSISPAKSKGKSSLLIGLSTGLFDANDPKMLRTCSLPDLYKLYRTLVDVPSVADVQHQHNLEIDDTEDEQAKEGPSDSEDIMFGEADTDLQELRASMEQLLREQPSEEFSEEEESTLKANVTECITNGTELDEGDENNPSSESALNEEWQSDNSDGEIASECEECDSIFSHLEELRYNLEQEIGFDKFIEVYEKIKAIHEDEDENIDICSTIVQTILGNEHKHLYAKILHLVMADGVYQEDNDE, encoded by the exons ATGGATAAATATATTAAAGTGCGAAAGATTGGAGAAGGATCCTTTGGGAAAGCAATTCTTGTCAAAGCTAAAGAAAATGGCCAACAGTAtgttattaaagaaataaacatctCTAAG atgtCAAATAAGGAGAGAGAAGAATCAAGGAGAGAAGTTGCTGTGTTAGCTAACATGAAACATCCAAATATTGTCCTGTACAGGGAGTCATTTGAAG aaaatggtTGTCTCTACATAGTGATGGATTACTGTGAAGGAGGAgacctgtttaaaaaaataaatgcccagAAAGGAATCTTATTCTCTGAAGATCAG ATTCTGGATTGGTTTGTACAAATCTGTTTAGCACTAAAACACATACATGACAGAAAAATCTTGCATCGGGACATAAAGTCACAG aacatatttttaacCAAAGATGGAACAGTACAACTGGGAGATTTTGGGATCGCCAGAGTTCTTAACAG tactGCAGAGTTGGCTCGCACTTGCATAGGAACGCCATACTATTTGTCACCTGAAATATGTCAGAACAAACCTTACAACAATAAAAG TGATATATGGGCCCTTGGTTGTGTTCTCTATGAAATGTGTACACTTAAACATGCG TTTGAAGCTGGTAACATGAAAAACTTGGTACTGAAGATAATCTCTGGaccttttcctcctgtttctaCACATTACTCCTATGATTTACGTAATCTGTTGTCACAGTTATTTAAAAGGAATCCTAGGAATAGACCATCAGTAAACTCCATATTGGAGAAGAACTTTATAGCCAAACGAGTTGAAAAATTTCTCACACCACAG CTTATTGCAGAAGAATTCAATCACAAAATCTTCCAGAAGTTTGGACCACATGCTGCGCCAG ctaAAAGACCAGCTCAAGAACAAGTACTGACTTCAGTTGCACCAGCTCAGAAAATTACCAAGCCTGCTGCAAAATATGGAGTGCCTTTAGTGATCAGGAAGTCTAGTGATGCACCTAAAAAGCCTAATGAGAAGAAGTCATTGGCTAAGTCTAGACTG GCCTTTTCAAGtccaatgaagaaaattaatccaggagaagaaaggaggaaaatgtttGAG GAAccttcaaaaaggaaaaggttagAATTGCCTGAGAAAGAAAAACGCCAGAGAGATCAG ATGAGTTTACTGAAGGCAGATGAAATGAGAAgattggaaaaagaaagg GCACCATATTATGGCGGTGGAGGTGGCGTTGGTCCTTTTCCTGTGTCTTCCAGAGGACAATATGAACACTATCATGCTATTTTTGACCAGAtgcaacagcaaaaggaaaacattagaGTAGCTGAAGAGAGGGAAGCCAAACTGAGGGCAAAACTACAAGGCCAAGAAGTTGTTGAAAG AGGAATTCCACCTGGAATACGTCCAGGAGTTCCTAAGGGGCCTGCAGGTCATCACCATTTACCACCTGATGCTGGtgcagttaggaaaaaaatgaaaagattgaAGGAGGTGTCTAAACAAGCCAATGCAAACAG GCAAAAAGGATGGATAGCTGCAGATAGAGCAAAGCAAGTTGAAGAATTCTGGCAACGAAAGAGAGAAGCCATGGAAAACAAAGCTCGAGCTGAGGGACACATG GGTACACTGCAAAACGTGGCAGATATCTATGGAGGCAGGCCCATTCctgcaagaggaaggaaatCCAGAAACAAGGAGGAAGAG GAATATTTGGCAAGATTAAGACAGATCCGGCTACAGAACTTTAATGAACGTCAACAGATTAGAGCAAAACTTCGCGGAGAGAAG AATGAAGGTGCTGGTTCTGATGGACCAGAATCGAGTGAGGAAGCAGAATTGAGACGCAAAAAGATAGAAGCGCAGAAG GCCCAAGCAAATGCTCGAGCTGCAGTTCTGAAAGAACAGTTAGAGCGAAAGAGAAAGGAAGCttatgaaagagagaaaagagccTGGGAAGAGcat CTGATATCGAAAGGGGTAAAGAATCCTAATGTGCCTTTTCATGTGGGAGCTATAGAACAGAGTCCTGTGCATGGACTACAAGAGCTTGGAGCAGCTCTTCCTAAGCCACAACTTCCAGTGAAGCCCAGTACACCAGTCATCTCCATGACTTCTGCTTTGAAGGAAGTGGGTGTG GATGAAAATGTAACTGCCATTCAAGAAGctgaggaggaaataaaaaagccagATTGTGCAATGCAA AATAAACGAGAAATACTGAGAAGATTAAATCAAAATCTGAAAGCTCAAGaagatgagaaaggaaaaaaggagtgTAAAACTGTCTCTGAATCAGCTGTGTCTGAAGATGGTAAGGAGCAGCAAGAAGGTGACCATCCACTTCTAGGAGATCGCAAAAAATGGGAATCTGGGGCATCTGAGTTGGTAGTTCCTCTAGGTCAGTTATCAATGGAAGACTCTCTCTCTGGAACAGATC GTCAAACTCTGGGGGAAGTAATTAGGTTAGATATTGGGGAACCCCACAGGAAAGTCTGGGGCAAAAGCCCTACTGACTCGGTCCTGAAGATCCTAGGAGAAGCAGAGTTGCAGCTGCAAACAGACTTACTTGAGGAACTAGATGTAATAAATG GTACTACAGAACTTGTTGAAGGAGATCAGCAGTCCTCAtcagaggagaaggaagagaaagctctTCCTGCTGTTGGAGCTCAGTCTTCAGTACCAGTTGGTGTCACAGAGTCTGACATGACTGTACCAGAGGAATCTCAAAGAGCaacccagctgcagagcaaaccTATTATGCTGGATG AGACTGATGATTTGGAAGCAGAGATcttggaagaaacagaagataaaaagcaCCACAGTAAGGAGAGTAAGGAATTTCCCATCACTGTTAATGAAGTGTGggtaaaagagaaagaggataA GGCACAACATGACAGGAGAAATGAGGCAGCTTCTGAGAAACTAGTGCCTGACAAGGTGGAACCACAAAAGGAAGTTCTAGAAG AAACTTGTTCCAGTGACTCTCCGCAACCTGAACCCTTATTCCAGAGGGTAAtacagcccacagctgtaccAACAGCCTCACCAGCTCTGTCAGCTCAGTCTTCACAGGAAGAGCCTTTTGTACCTTGTTCACGTTCCATATCGCCAGCAAAAAGTAAAGGCAAAAGTTCATTGTTGATTGGACTTTCTACAGGGCTTTTTGATGCAAACGACCCAAAg ATGCTGAGAACGTGTTCACTCCCAGATCTTTACAAACTGTACAGAACTTTAGTCGATGTTCCCAGTGTAGCAGATGTGCAGCATCAACATAATCTTGAAATAGATGATACAGAAGATGAGCAAGCCAAAGAAGGACCCTCCGATTCTGAGGATAT TATGTTTGGGGAGGCAGATACAGATTTGCAGGAACTCCGGGCCTCAATGGAACAACTGCTTAGGGAGCAGCCTAGTGAGGAATTCAGTGAAGAGGAGGAGTCTACTCTAAAGGCTAACGTCACTGAATGCATAACAAATGGTACAGAGCTGGATGAAGGAGATGAAAATAACCCCAGCAGTGAAAGTGCACTTAACGAAGAATGGCAGTCAG aTAATAGTGATGGAGAGATTGCCAGTGAATGTGAAGAATGTGATAGTATCTTCAGCCATTTGGAAGAGCTGAGATATAACCTGGAGCAGGAAATAGGTTTTGACAAATTCATTGAAGTTTATGAGAAAATAAAG GCTATACATGAAgatgaagatgaaaatattgATATTTGTTCAACCATAGTTCAGACTATTCTTGGAAACGAACACAAACACCTGTACGCCAAAATACTTCACCTAGTAATGGCAGATGGAGTGTACCAAGAAG